Proteins from a genomic interval of Diospyros lotus cultivar Yz01 chromosome 6, ASM1463336v1, whole genome shotgun sequence:
- the LOC127804372 gene encoding putative ETHYLENE INSENSITIVE 3-like 4 protein translates to MVLFDGEDDPQSPVFVGEGEVDDQAYEELRTRMWKDRMRLQKLEAKRESGWTHSEAKQVQSRRKKMSRAQDSILKCMMKIIDESKGQGFVYGIVQEKGKAVTGSSDSLREWWKENVRFDEFAPLAVQQFLPVLEAELGNTSYVHILQDLPDTTLGSLLSALMQHCIPPQRRFPLEKGLAPPWWPTGKELWWGDQGKAQEQGPPPYKKPHNLKKAWKVSVLAAIIKHTSPDMDRMRRLVRQSKCLQDKMTAKETAAWSKVINQEEVLQKLTEKSLRISNTWDEDGDENQQEGCKNNNIDNKNNNNLHRTEKRKCVFEGEDGEALLYACQNSNCPQSESGSGFVDKNMRTEHEFQCNYREDEKEVLNRESTDEEDSGSVAMNLPPVDESHCLAPVVVDWMGHAEGYGGYWLENGILMGDQQELTSDDSGLAWLGIERDDQLHSNETTFAGLLYDEGLTSIWDMGYEHQPI, encoded by the coding sequence ATGGTGCTTTTTGATGGAGAAGACGACCCACAGAGCCCAGTTTTCGTCGGCGAGGGGGAAGTTGACGATCAGGCCTACGAGGAGCTCAGGACGCGGATGTGGAAGGACCGGATGCGGTTGCAGAAGCTCGAGGCCAAGAGGGAAAGCGGCTGGACGCATTCGGAGGCAAAACAAGTGCAATCTCGCCGGAAGAAGATGTCCAGAGCCCAAGACTCCATTCTTAAGTGCATGATGAAGATCATAGACGAGTCCAAAGGCCAGGGCTTCGTCTACGGGATCGTGCAGGAGAAAGGCAAGGCCGTCACCGGCTCCTCCGACAGCCTGCGGGAGTGGTGGAAGGAAAACGTCAGGTTCGACGAGTTTGCTCCGCTCGCCGTACAACAGTTCTTGCCGGTGCTGGAGGCCGAGCTGGGCAACACTTCGTACGTGCACATTCTCCAGGACTTGCCAGACACGACTCTGGGTTCTCTCCTTTCTGCTTTGATGCAACACTGCATTCCGCCGCAGAGGCGGTTTCCGCTGGAGAAGGGTCTGGCGCCGCCGTGGTGGCCCACCGGAAAAGAGCTTTGGTGGGGGGATCAGGGCAAGGCTCAAGAACAAGGCCCTCCTCCTTACAAGAAGCCCCACAATCTGAAAAAGGCTTGGAAAGTTAGCGTCTTGGCGGCGATCATCAAACACACGTCCCCAGACATGGACAGAATGAGGAGACTGGTGAGGCAATCCAAGTGTTTGCAAGACAAGATGACGGCCAAAGAGACAGCGGCTTGGTCTAAAGTGATTAACCAAGAAGAAGTGCTTCAGAAGCTCACAGAGAAAAGCCTGAGGATCTCTAACACCTGGGATGAAGATGGAGATGAGAACCAACAAGAAGGGtgcaagaataataatattgataataaaaataacaataacctGCATCGGACTGAGAAAAGGAAGTGTGTTTTTGAGGGAGAGGACGGGGAGGCATTGCTGTACGCTTGCCAAAACTCGAACTGCCCGCAGAGTGAATCTGGGTCGGGATTTGTAGACAAGAACATGAGGACGGAGCATGAGTTTCAGTGCAATTACCGGGAAGACGAGAAGGAAGTACTGAATAGAGAAAGCACCGATGAAGAAGACTCTGGTTCAGTGGCGATGAATCTGCCGCCAGTGGATGAAAGCCATTGCTTGGCACCAGTAGTAGTGGATTGGATGGGTCATGCAGAAGGCTATGGCGGGTACTGGCTGGAAAATGGAATATTAATGGGTGATCAGCAGGAGCTCACGTCTGATGATTCAGGGCTGGCCTGGCTGGGGATTGAAAGAGATGACCAGCTGCACTCGAATGAAACAACGTTTGCAGGGCTCCTCTACGACGAAGGGTTAACTTCGATTTGGGATATGGGTTATGAACATCAACCAATATAA